A section of the Oreochromis aureus strain Israel breed Guangdong linkage group 22, ZZ_aureus, whole genome shotgun sequence genome encodes:
- the LOC116312128 gene encoding interferon-induced very large GTPase 1-like has protein sequence MEEYVAEGLATQCREELVGDEQRSSWGSSSAKNFRETSRGNGGATSVLNAEMDRVSAGLETRLRASGRSRVELCPELLLGGDRPLVVFRSYNGDRVSSVDFQRNNKNLEVSKSQLMNNLINDRHDTFFHRNFKGNSQSCCLMDGVAEIACYGEKWSEVLALKNKHDKADLLSKTQTELDDISKKLQSATFRLEHIFREMGQIYEAHKTTHRESRHTDWSEYPELAAQLMISGHPMELMDGDAGHVPLTWISSLLEEVINKLGDQRVFVLSVLGLQSSGKSTMLNTMFGLQFAVSAGRCTKGAFMQLLKVSEEMKKDLKFDYVLVVDTEGLRALELEGNNTLHHDNELATFVVGLGNLTLINIFGDNPCEMQDILQIVVQAFMRMKEVKLSPSCVFVHQNVTDVAAAEKNMDGKRRLQEKLDLMAKLAAKEEVCNAECFSDVIEFDVQKDVKYCAQLWEGSPPMAPPNPGYSESIQEVKNTILSKAAKSAGITLSQFKTNIQDLWTALLTESFVFSFKNTLEIAVYRKLEVQYGNWTWTLRSNMLTIENQLHNRIENGKLDEVEQSYIFKEIRKAYEEVIKEMTKYFEDDKDREILTQWRGRFEIKIKEFHDEQVNKVKRKLHGVIQQRKARKIIDDKKSEFENKLLQKSKELAQKLKDKAKDEEELQRQFSSFWSGWVTELTADIKPAEEINLEKDQFIILKELGFEPALIDKCKRSGRYKKILTLGDYWDYIITSGQKYLRTLANIYQKYTSLGAFSYEEQQQIRWLISKAEKDSLDAIKSKPVVTRGYSTTYLCEMANHVKIEFQKFQSEKKYTLRKEFRVDLLLYVFYRAESWLEESHKKSKMNNDPLTYLESKKTQYYTTFRSFCKENSSAVVLGELICEKLKASTLEAVCNKTAIDLAGKMRCNFPAFNGNRLNLEKHMLKSLAEKEDFDDFILYITDPRRQTEAFIKTEVEKHIFKDHTDVAVNVLKKNVDDIKTTLSQALFTATQKVKNQRGNTDMWMKEFSNVLKHELKFDNICFENFSDINDLYFLNEEIKKGVISITEQMSSLSLDKLKEFRLRADEILIDQLCNCCWVKCPFCAAVCTNTMKDHGPYDHSTPFHRPSVISEEHWRHTGEFGMHFCAELVSSNYWFYPHHYSGKSIPCKQYKSAGSQYCTWRITPNGSNLAYWKWFVCRFQHELERHYNFKFQGRREIPHQWKTVSKYDAIKSLGEMY, from the exons ATGGAGGAATATGTGGCAGAGGGCCTGGCAACTCAGTGTCGAGAGG AACTCGTTGGAGACGAGCAACGGTCCAGTTGGGGATCTTCATCGGCAAAGAATTTTCGGGAGACCTCACGTGGGAACGGTGGCGCAACCTCGGTGTTGAACGCTGAAATGGATCGTGTTTCCGCAGGGCTGGAGACGCGCCTCAGGGCCTCAGGGCGATCCAGAGTGGAGCTCTGCCCAGAGCTTTTACTGGGAGGGGATCGTCCTCTAGTAGTATTTCGGAG TTACAATGGAGATCGAGTGTCCTCTGTGGACTTTcagagaaataacaaaaacctgGAAG TGTCTAAATCTCAGCTGATGAACAATTTGATCAATGACCGTCACGACACCTTCTTCCACAGAAACTTTAAAGGAAACAGCCAGTCTTGCTGTTTGATGGATGGTGTGGCAGAGATTGCCTG TTATGGTGAAAAGTGGTCTGAGGTCTTGGCTTTGAAGAACAAACATGACAAAGCAGATCTGTtatcaaaaacacaaactgagctTGATGACATATCAAAAAAACTTCAGTCTGCAACTTTTCGTTTGGAGCACATCTTCAGAGAAATGGGACAGATCTATGAAGCCCATAAaacaacacacagagagagcagaCACACTGACTGGTCTGAATACCCTGAGCTGGCTGCACAGCTGATGATATCAGGACACCCGATGGAGCTGATGGATGGTGATGCAGGTCATGTGCCTTTAACATGGATCTCCAGTCTTTTAGAAGAAGTCATCAACAAACTGGGGGACCAGAGAGTTTTTGTGTTGTCAGTTTTGGGCCTACAAAGCAGTGGAAAATCAACAATGCTGAACACCATGTTTGGGCTGCAGTTTGCAGTGAGTGCTGGCAGGTGCACCAAAGGTGCCTTCATGCAGCTGCTCAAAGTATcagaggagatgaagaaagacTTGAAGTTTGACTATGTTCTAGTGGTGGACACTGAAGGACTGCGTGCTCTTGAGTTAGAAGGTAACAACACTCTTCATCATGACAATGAACTGGCAACATTTGTTGTTGGTCTGGGAAACCTGACACTGATCAACATCTTTGGAGATAATCCATGTGAGATGCAAGACATTCTGCAGATTGTTGTTCAGGCTTTCATGAGGATGAAGGAAGTGAAACTTTCTCCcagttgtgtgtttgttcacCAGAATGTCACAGATgttgcagcagcagagaaaaacaTGGATGGAAAGAGACGCCTGCAGGAAAAACTGGACCTGATGGCCAAACTAGCAGCCAAAGAGGAAGTTTGTAATGCAGAGTGCTTCAGTGATGTCATTGAATTTGATGTTCAGAAAGATGTGAAATACTGTGCCCAGCTATGGGAGGGCAGTCCACCCATGGCTCCTCCAAATCCAGGTTACAGTGAGAGCATCCAGGAAGTGAAGAACACCATCCTCTCTAAAGCTGCAAAGTCTGCTGGGATCActctttcacagttcaaaacaAACATCCAGGACCTGTGGACTGCACTGctgactgaaagttttgttttcagttttaaaaacacacttgaAATTGCAGTGTACAGAAAACTGGAAGTCCAGTATGGGAACTGGACCTGGACCCTGAGAAGCAACATGTTGACCATTGAAAACCAACTTCATAACAGAATTGAAAATGGAAAACTTGATGAGGTTGAACAATcttatatttttaaagaaataaggaAAGCATATGAAGAAGTCATAAAAGAAATGACAAAGTACTTTGAGgatgacaaagacagagagatCTTGACTCAGTGGAGAGGACGATTTGAAATCAAAATTAAAGAGTTTCATGATGAACAGGTGaacaaagtgaaaagaaaactgCATGGAGTTATCCAACAGAGGAAAGCTCGTAAAATCATTGATGATAAGAAATCAGAGTTTGAGAACAAACTGCTACAGAAGAGCAAAGAGCTCGCTCAGAAACTGAAGGATAAAGCCAAAGATGAAGAAGAGCTTCAACGACAGTTCAGCTCTTTTTGGAGTGGCTGGGTTACTGAATTAACAGCAGATATAAAACCTGCTGAAGAAATTAACTTGGaaaaagatcagtttataatcCTAAAAGAACTTGGTTTTGAGCCAGCTCTCATAGATAAATGTAAAAGAAGTGGCAGATACAAGAAAATATTAACGCTTGGTGATTATTGGGATTATATCATTACAAGTGGACAAAAATATCTCAGAACATTAGCTAATATTTATCAAAAATACACATCACTTGGTGCTTTCTCTTATGAAGAGCAACAACAGATCCGTTGGCTCATTAGCAAAGCTGAAAAAGACTCACTTGATGCAATCAAAAGCAAACCTGTAGTTACAAGAGGCTACTCAACAACTTATTTGTGTGAAATGGCCAATCACGTAAAAATAGAATTCCAGAAATTTCAGTCAGAGAAGAAATACACCTTGAGGAAAGAATTTAGAGTTGATCTCTTGCTGTATGTGTTCTACAGAGCAGAAAGTTGGCTTGAGGAGTCACAcaagaaatctaaaatgaatAATGATCCACTCACTTATTTAGAAAGCAAGAAAACACAGTATTACACAACTTTTAGAAGCTTTTGTAAAGAAAACTCATCTGCTGTTGTGCTTGGAGAACTGATCTGTGAGAAGCTGAAAGCGTCCACTCTTGAGGCTGTCTGTAACAAGACTGCCATTGATCTCGCTGGAAAGATGAGGTGTAATTTCCCAGCATTCAATGGGAACAGACTGAACTTGGAGAAACATATGTTGAAGTCGCTCGCTGAGAAAGAAGACTTTGACGATTTCATCCTGTACATCACAGATCCAAGGAGACAAACAGAAGCTTTCATCAAAACAGAGGTTGAGAAGCACATCTTCAAAGATCACACAGATGTAGCTGTGAATGTACTCAAGAAAAATGTTGATGACATCAAAACAACCTTGAGTCAGGCTTTATTTACTGCAACACAAAAGGTCAAAAATCAGAGAGGAAACACAGACATGTGGATGAAGGAATTTTCTAATGTCCTAAAGCATGAGCTGAAATTTGACAACATTTGTTTTGAAAACTTCAGTGACATAAATGATTTGTATTTCCTCAATGAAGAGATTAAAAAAGGAGTTATATCCATCACTGAGCAGATGAGCAGCCTCTCCCTGGATAAGCTGAAGGAATTCAGACTGAGGGCTGATGAAATCCTCATAGATCAGCTTTGTAACTGCTGCTGGGTAAAGTGTCCATTCTGTGCAGCTGTTTGTACGAACACCATGAAAGATCACGGTCCTTATGACCACAGCACTCCTTTTCATCGTCCCTCCGTGATCAGTGAGGAGCACTGGAGACATACAGGCGAGTTTGGCATGCACTTCTGTGCAGAACTGGTTTCAAGTAATTACTGGTTTTACCCTCATCATTACTCAGGGAAGTCCATTCCGTGTAAACAGTACAAAAGTGCTGGCTCACAGTATTGTACCTGGAGAATCACCCCTAATGGATCTAATCTGGCATACTGGAAATGGTTTGTGTGTCGATTTCAGCATGAACTCGAGAGGCACTATAACTTTAAATTCCAGGGCAGACGAGAGATTCCTCATCAGTGGAAAACAGTCTCTAAATATGATGCCATTAAAAGTCTGGGTGAAATGTATTGA